One genomic region from Dermacentor variabilis isolate Ectoservices chromosome 6, ASM5094787v1, whole genome shotgun sequence encodes:
- the LOC142586312 gene encoding ubiquitin carboxyl-terminal hydrolase 2-like yields the protein MRQAPGAPRIPKLGRWDVISQLHRKLTFASAGSPMDNLPPGLVNRGQNLCFAISSLQCLFRTPEMAGLLQDWVQNSNIIMAANEEDFLWSYLKLHVECVARNLQPSTQDNFFRLCRIFMPQLVSSSSYTQDQQDAAEFAMKLLNVLHKILNSRRPRNRAGQANGSGSAEHNSENFQVSISTLNKHCVDRILEVAYKGWQAYERGNDSPIVHLFTGQTSDITQCTSCLKTSIRTQEYNVLPIAIEPRDRRDSSGARTVVRLYDLLVSYTEAKRTDNRDADNENELQTGPICNLAAHTSWLHRTMISQAPSAIVLQLLRFQFDSATGQTRKIRDPIKIPSANMCLPNGSGTWPQYKLYGIVAHIGTRSTQDGHYIAYAEDQAYGKWYRFDDEAVTPISDIDEELAKPFLMENAYLLFYKKT from the coding sequence ATGCGGCAGGCGCCCGGAGCCCCTCGAATCCCTAAGCTGGGCCGATGGGACGTGATCTCCCAGCTACACCGAAAGCTCACGTTCGCCTCAGCCGGCAGCCCAATGGACAACCTTCCGCCAGGCCTCGTCAACCGCGGCCAGAACCTCTGCTTCGCCATCTCGTCGCTGCAGTGCCTCTTCCGCACGCCCGAGATGGCGGGCCTTCTGCAGGACTGGGTGCAGAACAGTAACATCATCATGGCCGCAAACGAGGAGGACTTCCTCTGGAGCTACCTCAAGTTACACGTGGAGTGCGTCGCCAGGAACCTGCAGCCCTCGACGCAGGACAACTTCTTTCGGCTCTGCCGGATCTTCATGCCGCAGCTGGTGTCCAGCTCGTCCTACACGCAGGACCAGCAGGACGCGGCCGAGTTCGCGATGAAGCTCCTCAACGTGCTGCACAAGATACTCAACAGCCGGCGACCGCGCAACAGGGCCGGCCAGGCCAACGGCAGCGGATCGGCCGAGCACAACTCCGAGAACTTCCAGGTGTCCATCTCGACGCTCAACAAGCACTGCGTCGACCGCATCCTCGAGGTGGCCTACAAGGGCTGGCAGGCCTACGAGCGCGGCAACGACTCGCCCATCGTGCACCTCTTCACTGGCCAGACGTCGGACATAACCCAGTGCACCTCCTGCCTCAAGACTAGCATACGCACGCAGGAGTACAACGTGCTGCCCATCGCCATCGAGCCACGCGACCGGAGAGACAGCAGCGGTGCAAGGACCGTGGTGCGTCTCTACGACCTGCTCGTGTCCTACACCGAGGCCAAGCGCACGGACAACCGCGACGCCGACAACGAGAACGAGCTGCAGACGGGGCCCATCTGCAACCTGGCCGCCCACACGAGCTGGCTCCATCGCACCATGATCTCGCAGGCGCCCTCCGCAATTGTGCTCCAGCTGCTGCGCTTCCAATTCGACAGCGCGACGGGCCAAACCCGCAAGATTCGCGACCCTATCAAGATTCCCAGCGCCAACATGTGCCTGCCCAATGGCTCGGGCACCTGGCCCCAGTACAAGCTGTACGGCATAGTGGCCCACATCGGTACGCGCTCGACGCaggacggtcactacatcgcctACGCCGAGGATCAGGCGTACGGCAAGTGGTACCGGTTCGACGACGAAGCGGTAACCCCAATATCAGACATCGACGAGGAACTTGCCAAGCCTTTCCTAATGGAGAACGCCTACCTGTTGTTCTACAAAAAGACGTGA